Proteins encoded by one window of Thiohalobacter sp.:
- a CDS encoding Ni/Fe hydrogenase subunit alpha — translation MSRRDIEVSLPVLTRVEGEGALELEVEGGRIRSLALRIFEPPRYFEKFLEGRDAQEVIDIVARICGICPVAYQLTAAEALEGLAEVVPPDWARAMRHVMYCGEWLQSHALHIHLLALPDLFEVDSVVQLAALHPEPVRRGLRLQTLGNDLIALFGGRSVHPVGIRPGGLFHAPEPAAVRDIRERLDEALEDAMALLVWLRAQPLPGSAQSFPSVAVGGGEGHPFFGTEIHVSDGSRIAVAEFGSMFEEVQVPHSTAFHALYRGRPYLVGPLARLNLFADRLPDFLIHELARLDIRFPSGNPFHSLLARAVEIIQVIHMARELLSHYAQPQRSAADWSPRAGVAVAGTEAPRGLLWHRYELDASGAVRSARIVPPTSQNQARIEADLRASLEALGLDRSDTELRMFGERIIRNYDPCISCATHFLRFRVKRDQAGCDDLPKTC, via the coding sequence ATGAGTCGCCGGGACATCGAGGTCTCGCTGCCCGTGCTGACCCGGGTGGAAGGCGAGGGTGCCCTGGAGCTGGAGGTCGAGGGCGGGCGCATCCGCAGCCTGGCGCTGCGCATCTTCGAGCCGCCGCGCTATTTCGAGAAGTTCCTCGAGGGCCGCGATGCGCAGGAGGTGATCGACATCGTTGCCCGCATCTGCGGCATCTGCCCCGTGGCCTACCAGCTTACCGCGGCCGAGGCCCTGGAAGGCCTGGCTGAAGTCGTGCCACCCGACTGGGCGCGCGCCATGCGCCATGTCATGTATTGCGGCGAATGGCTGCAGAGCCATGCCCTGCATATCCACCTGCTGGCTCTGCCGGACCTGTTCGAGGTCGACTCGGTCGTGCAGCTGGCGGCGCTGCATCCGGAGCCGGTGCGCCGTGGCCTGCGGCTGCAGACCCTGGGCAATGACCTGATCGCCCTGTTCGGCGGCCGATCCGTGCATCCGGTCGGCATCCGCCCGGGCGGCCTGTTTCACGCCCCGGAGCCGGCCGCTGTCCGCGACATTCGCGAGCGGCTGGACGAGGCGCTCGAGGATGCGATGGCCCTGCTGGTCTGGCTGCGGGCGCAGCCGTTGCCCGGCAGCGCGCAGTCCTTCCCGTCTGTCGCGGTGGGCGGTGGCGAGGGCCATCCCTTCTTCGGCACGGAAATCCACGTCAGCGATGGCAGCCGCATCGCAGTGGCAGAGTTCGGGTCGATGTTCGAGGAGGTCCAGGTGCCGCACAGCACCGCCTTCCATGCCCTGTATCGCGGTCGGCCCTACCTGGTGGGGCCGCTGGCCCGCCTCAACCTGTTCGCCGATCGGCTGCCGGATTTTCTGATCCATGAACTGGCTCGACTCGACATCCGCTTCCCGAGCGGAAACCCCTTCCACAGCCTGCTGGCGCGGGCGGTGGAAATCATCCAGGTGATCCACATGGCGCGCGAACTGTTGAGCCATTACGCGCAGCCGCAGCGAAGCGCGGCGGACTGGTCACCCCGAGCAGGGGTCGCGGTGGCCGGTACCGAGGCGCCGCGGGGCCTGCTCTGGCATCGTTATGAACTGGACGCGTCGGGCGCGGTGCGCAGCGCACGCATCGTGCCGCCGACCAGCCAGAACCAGGCGCGGATCGAGGCCGATCTGCGCGCCTCGCTGGAGGCCCTTGGTCTCGATCGCAGCGATACCGAACTCAGAATGTTCGGGGAAAGGATCATCCGCAACTACGATCCTTGCATTTCCTGCGCCACCCACTTTCTGCGGTTCAGGGTGAAACGGGATCAGGCCGGCTGCGACGATTTGCCGAAGACCTGCTGA
- the hypE gene encoding hydrogenase expression/formation protein HypE — protein sequence MQATHISLAHGNGGRFMRELIEDLVVRCLGSPRLDTDSDAVRLPDAEGPLLITTDGFTVQPLEFPGGDIGALAIHGTVNDLAVAGALPRWLTLNLFIEEGLETAVLERLLTSAGRAAAESGVQMVAGDTKVLRRGEGGGLYLATTGVGTALPGPALDIRSVRAGDRLLVSGPVGDHGIAVMLAREAFGLRGDLASDATSVLPLTRAIRAETGLRFMRDPTRGGLATVCHEISRATGLRVRLEETAIPVRDPVRSVCEMLGYDPLYLACEGRVVAAVASEDAERVLSLWQALPQGAEAAIVGELVEDRPGVELRTSLGGRRMLEELEDDPLPRIC from the coding sequence ATGCAGGCAACCCATATCTCGCTCGCCCATGGCAACGGCGGCCGCTTCATGCGCGAGCTGATCGAGGACCTGGTGGTGCGCTGCCTCGGGAGTCCCCGGCTCGACACCGACAGCGACGCCGTCCGGCTGCCGGATGCCGAGGGGCCACTGCTGATCACCACCGACGGCTTCACCGTGCAACCGCTGGAGTTTCCGGGCGGCGACATCGGCGCGCTGGCCATCCACGGCACGGTCAACGACCTGGCGGTGGCCGGCGCCCTGCCGCGCTGGCTCACGCTCAACCTGTTCATCGAGGAAGGGCTGGAAACCGCCGTGCTGGAACGCCTACTCACCAGTGCCGGCCGCGCCGCGGCCGAGAGCGGTGTGCAGATGGTTGCCGGCGACACCAAGGTGCTGCGGCGCGGCGAGGGTGGCGGCCTGTACCTCGCCACTACCGGGGTCGGCACCGCCCTCCCCGGCCCGGCGCTGGACATTCGCAGCGTCCGCGCCGGCGATCGCCTGCTGGTCAGCGGGCCGGTCGGCGACCACGGCATCGCCGTCATGCTCGCCCGCGAGGCCTTCGGGCTGCGCGGCGACCTCGCCTCCGACGCCACCAGCGTGCTGCCGCTGACCCGCGCCATCCGTGCCGAAACCGGGCTGCGCTTCATGCGCGATCCCACCCGCGGCGGACTGGCCACCGTCTGCCACGAGATCAGCCGCGCAACCGGCCTGCGGGTACGGCTGGAGGAGACTGCCATCCCGGTCCGGGATCCGGTGCGCTCGGTGTGCGAGATGCTCGGCTACGACCCCCTGTATCTGGCCTGCGAGGGCCGCGTGGTCGCTGCCGTTGCGTCCGAGGACGCGGAGCGGGTGCTGTCCCTGTGGCAGGCGCTGCCGCAAGGCGCCGAGGCGGCGATCGTCGGCGAACTGGTCGAGGACCGGCCCGGAGTGGAGCTGCGCACGTCACTGGGCGGCCGGCGCATGCTGGAGGAACTGGAGGACGACCCGCTGCCGCGGATCTGCTGA
- the hypF gene encoding carbamoyltransferase HypF produces the protein MTPGAEDWIIGGRVQGVGFRPFLYRVARELGLAGWVCNRLGDVELHLEGPADRLALFAQRLSERAPPLARPEIRERRSGRLHHLEDFEIRPSAGSAEPEIHVPPDFFACDDCLRELRDPADRRYRYPFNSCTQCGPRYTLIDALPWDRANTSMRSFALCADCAREYADPGSRRFHAEPVACPVCGPRLRFETPESRTDDNEAALAAALHILREGGIVAVKGIGGYHLLCDARDAATIGRLRSRKPRPDKPLAVLFPLPEDDAGGWLERCVVLDDAERRLLFDPQRPILLARRRADAPLPEDIAPGLAEIGVLLPYSPLHALLSAGFGAPLVATSGNLSGEPVITDPDAARRDLAGVADAFLHHDRPIARPADDSVWRTLGGRPRPLRLGRGAAPVELRLPRPLATPTLAVGAHMKATLALGWGRRAIVSPHIADLGSAGSQRLFEALIADLQRLYGVEATRVVHDAHPGYASTRWARDCGLPTQAVFHHAAHASALAAEYPDIAGRWLVFTWDGTGYGQDGTLWGGEALYGRPGHWERVFRLRPFRLPGGERAGREPWRSAAALCWETGREPHWQPEGAGLLRSAWQQGLNCPQSGAAGRLFDAAASLLGLTQVASHEGQGPMRLEALAQDCDDFPRLPLHRAADRLFELDWSPLLELLLDDGRSPAERAGAFHAALAQAIADAVELIAGERPVEAVGLTGGVFQNRRLVDLTLRSLRARDWTAHLPAQLPCNDAGISFGQLAELMPD, from the coding sequence ATGACACCCGGAGCGGAAGACTGGATCATCGGCGGCCGGGTGCAGGGTGTCGGCTTCCGTCCCTTCCTGTACCGGGTGGCACGGGAGCTGGGCCTGGCCGGCTGGGTCTGCAACCGGCTGGGCGACGTCGAGCTGCATCTGGAGGGACCCGCCGACCGGCTGGCGCTGTTCGCGCAGCGTCTGTCCGAGCGCGCACCGCCGCTGGCCCGGCCGGAGATTCGCGAGCGTCGCAGCGGCCGGCTGCATCACCTCGAGGACTTCGAGATCCGCCCCAGTGCCGGCAGCGCGGAACCGGAGATCCACGTGCCTCCCGACTTCTTCGCCTGCGACGACTGCCTGCGCGAGCTGCGCGATCCCGCCGACCGCCGCTACCGCTACCCCTTCAACAGCTGTACCCAGTGCGGCCCGCGCTACACCCTGATCGATGCCCTGCCCTGGGACCGCGCCAACACCAGCATGCGCAGCTTCGCGCTGTGCGCCGACTGCGCGCGGGAGTATGCCGATCCCGGCAGCCGCCGCTTCCATGCCGAGCCCGTGGCCTGCCCGGTCTGCGGTCCGCGGCTCCGCTTCGAAACGCCCGAGTCCCGGACCGACGACAACGAGGCCGCGCTGGCAGCGGCACTGCATATCCTGCGCGAAGGTGGCATCGTTGCGGTCAAGGGCATCGGCGGCTACCACCTGCTGTGCGATGCCCGCGACGCCGCCACCATCGGCCGGCTGCGGAGCCGCAAGCCGCGCCCGGACAAACCGCTGGCGGTGCTGTTTCCGCTGCCGGAGGACGACGCCGGAGGCTGGCTCGAGCGCTGCGTGGTGCTGGATGACGCCGAACGCCGGCTGCTGTTCGATCCCCAGCGGCCCATCCTGCTGGCCCGGCGGCGCGCCGATGCCCCGCTCCCCGAGGACATTGCGCCCGGCCTCGCGGAGATCGGGGTGCTGCTCCCCTACAGCCCCCTGCATGCCCTGCTGTCGGCCGGCTTCGGCGCACCGCTAGTGGCCACCTCCGGCAATCTCTCCGGCGAACCGGTGATCACCGACCCGGACGCCGCCCGACGCGACCTGGCGGGCGTGGCCGATGCCTTCCTCCACCATGACCGCCCCATCGCGCGACCGGCGGATGACAGTGTCTGGCGCACCCTAGGCGGCCGGCCGCGTCCACTGCGACTCGGACGCGGCGCGGCACCGGTGGAACTGCGGTTGCCCCGCCCCCTCGCCACGCCGACGCTTGCGGTGGGCGCACACATGAAGGCGACCCTCGCGCTGGGCTGGGGCCGGCGCGCCATTGTCTCCCCCCATATCGCCGATCTGGGCAGCGCCGGCAGTCAGCGGCTGTTCGAGGCGCTGATCGCGGATCTGCAGCGCCTGTACGGGGTCGAGGCCACGCGCGTCGTCCACGACGCCCACCCCGGCTACGCCAGCACCCGCTGGGCGCGCGACTGCGGCCTGCCCACGCAGGCCGTGTTCCACCACGCCGCCCATGCCAGCGCGCTGGCCGCAGAGTACCCGGACATCGCCGGCCGCTGGCTGGTGTTCACCTGGGACGGCACCGGCTACGGACAGGACGGCACCCTCTGGGGCGGCGAGGCCCTGTACGGGCGCCCCGGTCACTGGGAACGGGTCTTCCGGCTGCGCCCCTTCCGGCTGCCGGGCGGCGAGCGGGCCGGCCGCGAGCCCTGGCGCAGCGCCGCCGCCCTGTGCTGGGAGACGGGCCGCGAGCCACACTGGCAGCCGGAAGGCGCCGGCCTGCTGCGATCCGCCTGGCAACAGGGCCTCAACTGTCCGCAGAGCGGTGCCGCCGGACGCCTGTTCGACGCCGCCGCCAGCCTGCTGGGCCTGACCCAGGTGGCCAGCCACGAGGGTCAGGGACCCATGCGCCTGGAGGCGCTGGCGCAGGACTGCGACGACTTCCCCCGCCTGCCGCTGCACCGCGCCGCCGACCGGCTGTTCGAGCTGGACTGGTCGCCGCTGCTCGAGCTGCTGCTCGATGACGGGCGCTCGCCGGCCGAGCGTGCCGGCGCCTTCCACGCCGCGCTGGCCCAGGCCATCGCTGATGCGGTCGAGTTGATCGCCGGCGAACGGCCGGTCGAGGCGGTGGGCCTGACCGGCGGCGTGTTCCAGAACCGCCGCCTGGTCGATCTCACGCTGCGATCTCTCCGCGCACGCGACTGGACGGCGCATCTGCCGGCACAGCTCCCCTGCAACGACGCCGGCATCAGCTTCGGGCAACTGGCAGAGCTGATGCCCGACTGA
- a CDS encoding FAD/NAD(P)-binding protein produces MSAQMLDSRLPWVVEVVHRVQESPTIFSLALRFTDGAAQAAYGFDPGQFNMLALPGIGEVPISIVSDPAHEGEIHHAIRAVGRVTHALAALRPGDRLGLRGPYGRGWPLAEAEGRDLVIVTGGLGCAPVVAVIHYVMRRRDRFGRLSLVQGVKHADDLIWRAQYEAWMKMPDVEVQIAADAAGPDWPWHVGRVTELIDRLNFCQRHSLAMMCGPEPMMLAAADSLRERGIEESAIWLSMERNMQCGVGLCGHCQIGPHFVCRDGPVFRLDELAGLIGVRGL; encoded by the coding sequence ATGAGCGCGCAGATGCTGGACAGCCGGCTGCCGTGGGTGGTCGAGGTCGTGCACCGGGTGCAGGAGTCGCCCACCATTTTCTCGCTCGCCCTGCGCTTCACCGATGGGGCAGCGCAGGCAGCCTACGGCTTCGATCCGGGCCAGTTCAACATGCTCGCATTGCCCGGCATCGGCGAGGTGCCCATTTCCATCGTCTCGGATCCTGCACACGAGGGCGAGATCCATCATGCCATCCGGGCCGTGGGGAGGGTCACCCATGCCCTGGCAGCACTGCGGCCGGGCGATCGGCTGGGACTGCGCGGGCCCTACGGCCGCGGCTGGCCGCTGGCCGAGGCGGAGGGTCGCGACCTGGTGATCGTCACCGGTGGGCTGGGCTGCGCACCGGTGGTGGCGGTGATCCACTACGTGATGCGCCGACGGGACCGCTTCGGACGGCTGTCGCTGGTGCAGGGCGTGAAACATGCCGATGATCTCATCTGGCGGGCGCAGTACGAGGCCTGGATGAAGATGCCGGACGTGGAAGTGCAGATCGCCGCGGATGCCGCCGGCCCTGACTGGCCCTGGCATGTGGGGCGGGTCACCGAGCTCATCGACCGCCTCAACTTCTGTCAGCGCCATAGCCTGGCCATGATGTGCGGCCCGGAGCCCATGATGCTGGCCGCGGCCGACAGCCTGCGTGAGCGCGGGATCGAAGAATCAGCCATATGGCTGAGCATGGAACGCAACATGCAGTGTGGCGTCGGACTGTGCGGCCATTGCCAGATAGGCCCGCATTTCGTCTGCCGCGACGGCCCGGTGTTCCGGCTCGACGAACTGGCCGGCCTGATCGGCGTGCGGGGACTCTGA
- a CDS encoding sulfhydrogenase subunit delta, translated as MKLRLAVHKFSSCDGCQLALLNLGELLLELAAQLEIVHFAEAGIADETAPADLALVEGSLSTPEDIARIRAIRDCSGWLVSIGACATAGGLQALRNDAGDGMEWPGMVYAHPEWLSDLGGARPIADEVRVDWSLWGCPVDRLQVLALIRARLAGTRPVVNDEKVCASCKRRGLACVMVANGTPCLGPVTRDGCGALCPGTARGCYGCYGPAEDINRPALDARLQTLGDSGERVLRRYRLMNAAAPGFRSDEGEGGS; from the coding sequence ATGAAGCTGCGCCTCGCCGTGCACAAGTTCAGTTCCTGCGACGGCTGCCAGCTGGCACTGCTGAACCTCGGCGAGCTGCTGCTGGAGCTTGCCGCGCAGCTCGAAATCGTCCACTTCGCCGAGGCCGGCATCGCCGACGAGACTGCGCCCGCCGATCTTGCCCTGGTCGAGGGTAGTCTGTCCACGCCGGAAGATATCGCGCGCATCCGCGCCATTCGTGACTGCAGCGGCTGGCTGGTGAGCATCGGGGCCTGCGCCACTGCCGGCGGCCTGCAGGCGCTGCGCAACGATGCCGGTGACGGGATGGAGTGGCCCGGCATGGTCTATGCCCATCCCGAATGGCTGTCGGACCTCGGCGGCGCGCGACCGATCGCCGACGAGGTACGGGTCGACTGGAGCCTGTGGGGCTGCCCGGTGGACCGGCTCCAGGTGCTGGCGCTGATCCGGGCGCGGCTGGCCGGCACCCGGCCGGTCGTCAACGACGAGAAGGTCTGCGCCAGCTGCAAGCGGCGCGGCCTCGCCTGCGTCATGGTCGCGAACGGTACGCCCTGCCTGGGGCCGGTCACCCGCGACGGGTGCGGCGCGCTCTGCCCGGGCACGGCACGCGGCTGCTATGGCTGCTACGGCCCGGCCGAGGACATCAATCGCCCGGCGCTCGATGCCCGTTTGCAGACTCTGGGCGACAGTGGCGAGCGTGTCCTGCGCCGCTACCGGCTGATGAACGCCGCGGCGCCGGGCTTCCGTTCCGATGAAGGGGAGGGTGGGTCATGA
- a CDS encoding 4Fe-4S dicluster domain-containing protein — protein sequence MVEPAGFLTREGLERLIEVLARHHRVYGPQVRDGAIVLAPLARDSRLPVGVALDAGPGRAELRHTDSPRQFDWVVGPQAVKPLLFAPIQPLWGWTRGEDGRLAFRPVTPEAESLAVIGVRACDLAALRLTDAHFVEGPAIDPHYCAAREALFLVAVNCARPAATCFCAATGDGPSANAGFDLLLDELDAGFLVTIGSDRGAELLADIDLSPVSEQQRKEARLQRRQAVAAQTRRLPDAPLSGLARQRTSAHWERVAERCLACGNCTAVCPTCFCHRQRAESDLAGQGGKTDRVWDSCFSPGHSLLGGRPLRGDTAARYRQWLTHKFCDWETQYGRSGCVGCGRCIAWCPVGIDVTEELASLLEQPS from the coding sequence ATGGTCGAACCCGCCGGCTTTCTGACGCGCGAGGGGCTGGAGCGCCTGATCGAGGTCCTGGCACGGCACCATCGGGTGTATGGGCCGCAGGTACGGGATGGCGCCATCGTCCTCGCTCCCCTGGCCCGAGACAGCCGGCTTCCCGTGGGCGTTGCTCTTGATGCGGGACCGGGCCGCGCCGAGCTTCGCCACACCGACAGCCCACGCCAGTTCGACTGGGTGGTTGGGCCGCAGGCGGTCAAGCCGCTGCTGTTCGCACCCATCCAGCCCTTGTGGGGATGGACGCGTGGGGAGGACGGCAGGCTGGCGTTCCGTCCGGTGACACCGGAAGCGGAATCGCTTGCCGTCATCGGGGTGCGGGCCTGCGATCTTGCCGCCCTGCGACTTACCGATGCGCACTTCGTCGAGGGGCCGGCCATCGATCCGCATTACTGTGCCGCACGGGAGGCGTTGTTTCTGGTGGCCGTCAACTGTGCCCGTCCAGCCGCGACCTGCTTCTGCGCCGCGACCGGAGACGGCCCGAGTGCCAATGCCGGGTTCGACCTGCTGCTCGATGAACTGGATGCCGGATTCCTGGTGACCATCGGCAGTGATCGTGGCGCCGAGCTGTTGGCCGACATCGATCTCTCCCCGGTGAGCGAGCAGCAGAGGAAGGAAGCCCGGTTACAGCGTCGACAGGCGGTCGCGGCGCAGACCCGCCGCCTACCAGACGCACCGCTCTCGGGGCTGGCCCGCCAGCGAACCTCGGCGCATTGGGAACGGGTGGCGGAGCGCTGCCTGGCCTGCGGCAACTGCACCGCCGTCTGTCCGACCTGCTTCTGCCACCGCCAGCGGGCCGAGAGCGATCTGGCGGGGCAGGGCGGAAAGACGGATCGGGTGTGGGATTCCTGCTTCAGCCCCGGTCACAGCCTGCTGGGCGGTCGCCCCTTGCGCGGCGATACCGCGGCCCGCTACCGGCAGTGGCTCACCCACAAGTTCTGCGACTGGGAAACCCAGTACGGGCGCAGCGGCTGTGTCGGCTGCGGGCGCTGCATCGCCTGGTGCCCGGTGGGCATCGACGTGACCGAGGAACTCGCCAGCCTGCTGGAGCAACCGTCATGA
- a CDS encoding bifunctional aminoglycoside phosphotransferase/ATP-binding protein, with the protein MDDLERHERLVAALRQPHCYPHPVQEIRVVETHISSILLTGPYAYKLKKPVDLGFLDFSTAERRAFFCKEELRLNRRLAPELYLDVVTVNGNPESPRIQGDGPVLEHAVKMRQFPDQARLDHLAEQGELTPGLIDTLGRRVAEFHATLPAAPTDSPFGTAEGIEARVLENFRQLRDRLPDAECRERVTRLEAWSRQTLEQHREEFEQRRREGWVRECHGDLHLANMALLDGRPVLFDCLEFSQDLRWIDTMSEVAFVCMDLAYRGLHALSWRFLNQHLFHSADYMGLSLLRHYLVYRAMVRAKVSAIRLQQSGEAVAASELRRYLRLAQAYTEAPARTPIVILHGLSGSGKSWLAERLAEAGGAIHIRSDIERKRLLGLPPEASTAGAGMTEAYSPQVTQQTYQRLQALAFGIVDAGFPVIVDATFLHREQREGFFRLARVAGVPALIVDVEAPDPVVRERIARRLAAGGDPSEATVRVYEHQKRSNDPLDETERRSAIPVNTDQYIDFDRLTQQVFGKSSQPA; encoded by the coding sequence ATGGATGATCTCGAACGCCACGAGCGATTGGTTGCGGCGCTGCGTCAGCCGCACTGCTATCCGCATCCGGTGCAGGAGATCCGGGTCGTCGAAACCCACATCTCCAGCATTCTGCTCACCGGCCCCTATGCCTACAAGCTGAAGAAGCCGGTCGATCTCGGCTTCCTGGATTTCAGCACCGCCGAGCGCCGTGCCTTTTTCTGCAAGGAGGAACTGCGTCTCAACCGGCGGCTGGCGCCGGAACTTTACCTCGATGTCGTGACCGTGAACGGCAATCCCGAGTCACCCCGCATCCAGGGGGACGGCCCCGTGCTGGAACATGCGGTCAAGATGCGCCAGTTCCCGGATCAGGCACGCCTCGACCATCTCGCCGAACAGGGCGAACTGACGCCAGGACTCATCGACACCCTGGGCAGGCGCGTCGCCGAATTCCATGCCACCCTGCCCGCAGCGCCAACGGACAGCCCGTTCGGCACCGCCGAGGGGATAGAGGCCCGGGTGCTCGAGAACTTCCGCCAGCTCCGCGACCGCCTGCCCGACGCGGAGTGCCGCGAACGGGTGACGCGGCTCGAGGCCTGGAGCCGCCAGACCCTGGAACAGCATCGCGAGGAATTCGAACAGCGGCGCCGCGAGGGCTGGGTGCGGGAATGCCACGGCGACCTGCATCTGGCCAACATGGCCCTGCTCGACGGCCGGCCGGTGCTGTTCGACTGCCTCGAATTTTCGCAGGACCTGCGCTGGATCGACACCATGAGCGAGGTCGCCTTTGTCTGCATGGACCTCGCCTATCGCGGCCTGCACGCGCTGTCCTGGCGCTTTCTCAACCAGCACCTGTTCCACAGCGCCGACTACATGGGGCTGTCGCTGCTGCGTCACTATCTGGTCTATCGCGCCATGGTGCGGGCCAAGGTCAGCGCCATTCGCCTGCAGCAGTCCGGCGAGGCGGTTGCCGCTTCCGAGCTGCGGCGCTATCTCAGGCTCGCCCAGGCCTATACCGAGGCGCCGGCGCGCACGCCCATCGTCATCCTTCATGGCCTGTCGGGCAGCGGCAAGAGCTGGCTGGCGGAACGCCTCGCCGAGGCCGGCGGCGCCATCCATATCCGCTCGGACATCGAGCGCAAGCGCCTGCTCGGACTGCCGCCCGAAGCCAGCACGGCCGGCGCGGGCATGACCGAGGCCTACAGCCCGCAGGTCACGCAGCAGACCTACCAGCGGCTGCAGGCACTGGCCTTCGGCATCGTCGATGCCGGCTTCCCGGTGATCGTGGACGCCACCTTCCTGCACCGCGAACAGCGCGAGGGCTTCTTCCGCCTCGCCCGGGTCGCGGGCGTGCCGGCACTGATCGTCGACGTCGAGGCACCGGACCCGGTGGTGCGCGAGCGCATCGCCCGCCGGCTGGCCGCGGGCGGCGACCCCTCCGAGGCCACCGTGCGGGTCTACGAACACCAGAAGCGCAGCAACGACCCGCTCGACGAGACCGAGCGCCGCTCCGCGATCCCCGTCAACACCGACCAGTACATCGACTTCGACCGCCTGACTCAGCAGGTCTTCGGCAAATCGTCGCAGCCGGCCTGA
- a CDS encoding HupE/UreJ family protein — protein MMTLLRMLFVALALLVPGMALAHVSAAAPSGHLLAGLLHPWTGVDHLLGLMTLGALIRFAGGAAGRSLLAMAMAGLATGMLAGIGGLLLPANETLLALSLLASGLILLLVADRPRRGLGLLLMACSALHGYVHAVESSGSGFLAGFVISSVTLIGLGLVVAEISMTPRRMPARVLGAGTVLVALGGLLHL, from the coding sequence ATGATGACATTGCTTCGCATGCTCTTTGTTGCCCTCGCACTGCTGGTGCCGGGGATGGCCCTGGCGCATGTGTCCGCGGCCGCGCCGTCCGGCCATCTGCTCGCCGGCCTGCTGCATCCCTGGACGGGTGTCGATCACCTGTTGGGGCTGATGACATTGGGTGCGCTGATCCGTTTCGCGGGTGGGGCCGCCGGCCGCTCGCTGCTGGCCATGGCGATGGCCGGCCTCGCCACCGGCATGCTGGCCGGCATCGGCGGGCTGCTGCTCCCGGCCAACGAGACGCTGCTGGCACTGTCGCTGCTGGCCAGCGGGCTCATTCTGCTCCTGGTCGCCGACCGGCCCCGGCGTGGGCTGGGGCTGCTGCTGATGGCCTGTTCGGCCCTGCATGGCTATGTGCATGCCGTCGAGTCCAGCGGCAGCGGCTTCCTGGCGGGGTTCGTGATCAGCAGTGTGACGCTGATCGGTCTCGGCCTGGTGGTTGCCGAGATCAGCATGACGCCGCGGCGTATGCCCGCACGTGTGCTTGGTGCCGGCACCGTGCTGGTTGCGCTGGGCGGCCTGCTGCATCTCTGA